Proteins encoded in a region of the Panicum hallii strain FIL2 chromosome 3, PHallii_v3.1, whole genome shotgun sequence genome:
- the LOC112885250 gene encoding uncharacterized protein LOC112885250: MLTSSRAPFYGIVLGNVATPLGSVVLPVTFGTKDNYRIEYIKFKVADFDSSSHAILGRPALAKFVVVPHYVYLLLKIPGKTDVLTLHGDLKKSYDCDQEAIEYTTTSRVPEPSAKVLAATHKLTNSEMEISNQ, encoded by the coding sequence ATGCTCACCTCTAGCCGAGctcctttctatggcatcgtCCTGGGTAAcgtggctacaccactcgggtcagtggttttgccagtcacctttgggaccAAAGATAACTACCGCatcgagtacatcaagttcaagGTGGCGGACTTCGACTCGTCATctcatgccatccttggcagaccggcactagccaaattcgtGGTCGTGCCCCACTATGTCTACCTACTACTTAAAATACCGGGCAAGACAGACGTACTCACACTCCACGGCGACCtcaagaagtcgtacgactgcgaccaagaAGCGATCGAGTACACCACAACATCACGCGTGCCAGAGCCATCTGCAAAAGTACTCGCGGCAACACACAAGCTGAccaactcagagatggagatctccaaccagtgA